One Sediminicola sp. YIK13 DNA segment encodes these proteins:
- a CDS encoding M14 family zinc carboxypeptidase has product MKHLLLFACFLYSLTNISQEIKSPSEFLGYELGTQFTRHHEVVDYYEYLAEAAADRVQLTTYGKTNERRPLILAYVSSATNIKNIESIREDHLKSTTGTGNSSKAIVWLSYNVHGNESVSTEASMQTIYELLTNKADYLENTVVIIDPCINPDGRDRYVNWYNENKNTPNNVDPNSKEHREGWLSGRANHYMFDLNRDWAWLTQVESQQRLKMYNQWLPHVHVDFHEQGVNNPYYFAPAAEPFHEVITDFQRDFQVTIGKNHAKYFDAKGWFYFTKEVFDLLYPSYGDTYPMYNGSIGMTYEQGGSGRAGLGIITGIGDTLTLKDRIDHHFTTGISTVEVAAGNSKKLNDEFRKFYQPKNYKYKSYVLNGDADKIRALTTLLDQHQIVYGSGNGSSVKGFDYASGKSGSSKTSSNSLVISTNQTKGTLVKVLFEPNAKLSDSLTYDITAWSLPYAYGLDAIASESLVGNSSYATEKNTDTPLDPQAYAYITDWNSMDDARFLAELLKEGVRVRYTDKPFTLSGKKYDRGSLIITNADNKNKKDFLQLLEASARNNNKSLTATTTGFVDGGKDFGSSSVQMVSDTKIAVLSGEPTSTLQFGEIWHFFEQQLKYPVSILDSDYWKQVDLSKYDVLVLPNGWYGSSFNDGQLQRLKDWVKSGGKLIAMGGAIKGIDGENGFGIKARESKKDTTLSLESYDVSERESIKNAITGAIFKTNVDTTHPLAYGYKDTYFSLKLGDDAYEYLDKGTVVHLDKATMPVAGFAGSEAQKKIGKTLIFGVENYGRGQVVYMVDNPLFRGFWENGKLFFVNALFMVN; this is encoded by the coding sequence ATGAAGCACTTATTACTATTTGCCTGTTTTTTATATTCACTAACAAACATATCCCAAGAAATAAAATCCCCATCGGAATTTTTAGGATACGAATTGGGAACTCAATTTACCCGTCATCATGAAGTAGTGGATTATTACGAATATCTGGCAGAAGCAGCGGCTGATCGTGTACAGCTTACCACGTATGGCAAAACAAATGAGCGCAGGCCTCTTATACTGGCCTATGTGTCCTCCGCTACTAATATTAAAAACATCGAGAGCATCAGGGAAGACCATCTAAAAAGCACCACAGGTACAGGAAATTCTTCAAAAGCAATTGTTTGGTTGAGTTATAACGTGCACGGGAATGAAAGTGTAAGTACCGAAGCCTCCATGCAGACCATTTACGAACTTTTGACCAATAAAGCGGACTATTTGGAAAATACGGTAGTGATCATAGATCCCTGTATCAATCCCGATGGCCGTGACCGCTATGTCAATTGGTATAATGAAAATAAAAATACACCCAACAATGTTGACCCCAATAGCAAGGAGCACCGCGAAGGTTGGCTAAGTGGCAGAGCCAACCACTATATGTTCGACCTAAACCGGGATTGGGCATGGCTAACACAAGTAGAAAGTCAACAGCGTTTAAAAATGTACAACCAGTGGCTGCCGCATGTTCATGTAGACTTCCATGAACAAGGTGTGAACAACCCATATTATTTTGCGCCCGCAGCAGAACCCTTCCATGAAGTGATCACAGATTTCCAAAGGGATTTTCAGGTCACCATTGGCAAGAACCATGCGAAATATTTTGACGCGAAAGGTTGGTTCTACTTTACAAAGGAAGTTTTTGACCTTTTATATCCCAGTTACGGAGACACGTATCCCATGTACAATGGTTCCATTGGAATGACCTACGAACAAGGGGGCAGTGGGCGTGCAGGTTTGGGAATAATCACTGGTATTGGAGACACCCTTACCCTTAAGGACAGAATTGATCACCACTTTACCACTGGGATTTCTACGGTTGAGGTGGCTGCAGGCAACTCCAAAAAATTAAATGATGAATTCAGGAAATTTTATCAGCCAAAGAATTACAAGTATAAGAGCTATGTCCTTAATGGGGACGCAGATAAAATAAGGGCACTTACCACACTTCTAGACCAACATCAAATTGTATACGGTTCAGGCAACGGCTCTTCTGTCAAAGGGTTTGATTATGCCTCGGGAAAATCAGGAAGTTCAAAAACATCATCCAACAGTTTGGTCATCTCCACCAATCAAACAAAAGGAACTTTGGTAAAAGTGTTATTTGAGCCCAATGCAAAATTAAGTGATTCCTTGACCTATGACATTACCGCCTGGTCACTACCCTATGCCTATGGATTGGACGCAATTGCTTCCGAAAGTTTAGTGGGGAACAGTTCATATGCCACGGAAAAAAATACGGATACGCCTCTTGATCCCCAGGCATATGCCTATATCACCGATTGGAACAGTATGGACGACGCACGTTTTCTGGCAGAACTTTTAAAAGAAGGAGTACGCGTACGATACACGGACAAGCCCTTTACCCTAAGTGGTAAAAAATACGATAGGGGAAGCTTGATCATCACCAATGCGGACAATAAGAATAAGAAGGATTTCCTTCAACTTTTAGAGGCATCAGCGAGAAATAATAATAAGTCCTTGACTGCTACCACTACAGGGTTTGTAGATGGAGGAAAGGATTTTGGATCTTCGTCAGTACAGATGGTCTCCGATACAAAAATAGCAGTTCTCTCAGGGGAACCCACAAGCACCTTGCAGTTTGGGGAGATTTGGCACTTTTTTGAGCAACAATTAAAGTATCCTGTGTCTATTTTGGATAGTGACTATTGGAAACAAGTGGATCTTTCAAAATACGATGTATTGGTACTGCCCAATGGTTGGTATGGAAGTTCGTTTAATGATGGTCAGCTACAACGTTTAAAAGACTGGGTCAAAAGTGGAGGTAAGCTTATCGCTATGGGAGGAGCTATCAAAGGCATTGATGGAGAAAATGGCTTTGGGATAAAAGCAAGGGAAAGTAAAAAAGACACTACTCTATCTTTGGAGTCCTATGATGTTTCTGAAAGAGAAAGTATTAAAAACGCAATTACAGGTGCTATTTTCAAAACCAATGTAGACACAACACATCCCTTGGCATATGGCTATAAAGACACGTATTTTTCCTTAAAATTAGGGGATGATGCTTATGAATACTTGGATAAGGGAACCGTGGTTCATCTAGATAAAGCTACTATGCCCGTTGCCGGATTTGCAGGAAGTGAGGCACAGAAAAAAATTGGGAAAACCTTAATTTTTGGAGTGGAGAATTATGGTCGAGGTCAAGTTGTATATATGGTAGACAACCCTTTGTTCCGAGGGTTTTGGGAGAATGGCAAACTCTTTTTTGTAAATGCCTTATTTATGGTGAACTAA
- the bshC gene encoding bacillithiol biosynthesis cysteine-adding enzyme BshC, producing the protein MKSDCIPFKKTGYFSNLICDYLDQKESLQPFYNRFPNLDNFKDQLLEKQANFPLENREVLHSAIKEQYASTTISRSTELHIELLKDNSTFTVVTGHQLNLFTGPLYFLYKIISTINLTQQLKEAYPNYNFVPVYWMATEDHDFDEINYFNFKGKKLQWNKKASGAVGHLKTDGLDDVYDMLSMEIGIGQNAEELKALFKSSYLEHDNLTDATRFLANELFGDYGLVIVDGDDRELKKLLVPYAKKDILENVSYKAVHNTAHRLAQLEENYGIQVNPREINYFYLKDGLRERIIEKDGSYYINDTVLSFTEKELLEELKSYPERFSPNVISRPLYQEIILPNLCYIGGGGELAYWLELKSSFEEMGVTFPILLLRNSALIITQKQDDKLTKLNLDIADLFLKQSSFINKKIRTISNIDIDFSPQRQHLLEQFQGLYNLAAQTDKSFFGAVKAQEVKQLKGLDNLEKRLLKAQKRKLKDHVVRMTEIQNELFPNKSLQERNLNFSELYLEYGEVLIPVLMSSLKPLSAEFAVLTMD; encoded by the coding sequence ATGAAAAGCGACTGTATACCTTTTAAAAAAACAGGTTATTTTTCCAATCTGATATGTGATTACTTGGACCAAAAAGAAAGTCTGCAGCCTTTTTATAATAGATTTCCAAACCTAGATAATTTTAAGGACCAATTATTGGAGAAACAGGCCAATTTTCCGTTGGAAAATAGGGAAGTGCTTCATAGTGCGATAAAAGAGCAGTATGCCAGTACGACTATTTCGAGATCAACCGAGCTTCATATAGAATTGTTGAAGGACAATTCTACCTTCACTGTAGTAACCGGACATCAATTAAATCTATTTACCGGACCGCTGTACTTTTTATATAAAATTATTTCAACCATTAACTTAACACAGCAATTAAAGGAGGCATATCCCAATTACAATTTTGTACCTGTTTATTGGATGGCCACCGAAGATCATGATTTTGACGAGATCAATTACTTTAATTTCAAGGGTAAAAAATTGCAGTGGAACAAGAAGGCATCTGGTGCCGTAGGCCACCTAAAAACGGATGGTCTGGATGATGTTTATGATATGCTATCCATGGAAATTGGAATAGGTCAAAATGCAGAAGAGTTAAAGGCTTTATTCAAGAGCTCTTATTTGGAACACGATAACCTTACCGATGCCACACGATTTTTGGCCAATGAACTTTTCGGAGATTATGGGTTGGTCATTGTAGATGGCGATGATAGGGAACTCAAAAAATTATTGGTGCCCTACGCTAAAAAGGACATCCTTGAAAATGTATCCTACAAAGCTGTCCACAATACCGCACACAGGTTAGCGCAGTTAGAGGAGAATTACGGTATTCAGGTAAACCCGAGGGAAATCAATTATTTTTATTTAAAAGATGGACTTAGGGAGCGCATCATTGAAAAGGACGGATCTTACTACATTAATGATACTGTTTTAAGTTTTACCGAAAAGGAGCTGTTGGAAGAACTAAAAAGTTATCCAGAGCGTTTTTCTCCCAACGTGATTTCCAGACCCTTGTACCAAGAAATTATTTTACCTAATCTATGTTATATAGGGGGAGGTGGGGAGCTGGCATATTGGTTGGAATTGAAATCCTCCTTTGAAGAAATGGGTGTAACTTTTCCAATCTTGCTATTGAGGAACTCAGCCTTGATCATAACGCAAAAACAGGATGACAAATTAACAAAGCTCAATTTGGATATCGCCGATCTGTTTTTAAAGCAAAGTAGTTTTATCAATAAAAAGATAAGGACCATATCTAATATTGATATAGACTTTTCACCACAAAGACAACATTTGCTAGAGCAGTTCCAGGGACTTTACAACTTGGCAGCACAAACGGACAAGTCCTTTTTTGGGGCAGTGAAGGCTCAAGAGGTAAAACAGCTCAAAGGTCTTGACAATTTGGAAAAGAGGCTGTTAAAGGCCCAGAAACGAAAGTTGAAAGATCATGTAGTGCGTATGACGGAAATACAGAATGAGTTGTTTCCCAATAAATCCCTACAAGAACGCAATTTGAATTTTTCGGAACTTTATTTGGAATACGGCGAAGTACTGATTCCTGTTCTTATGAGTTCATTAAAACCACTGTCCGCCGAGTTTGCCGTACTGACGATGGATTAA
- a CDS encoding pyridoxamine 5'-phosphate oxidase family protein gives MESTFFRELQEEIQKGATEKGHPFRYCTLATVGLDNVARLRTIVLRQATDDLILTFFTDKRSKKITHIKENKKVSLLFYHPEKLLQLRIEGLAIVNNDTASKKLLWDAVPEESKRDYTTSEAPGKEIKNPDIVEYLNDEHHFCVVEIHPFKIEYLKLKRPNHIRVRYSKEESDWEGQFLVP, from the coding sequence ATGGAATCAACGTTTTTTAGAGAGCTACAAGAGGAAATTCAAAAAGGAGCAACCGAAAAAGGGCATCCTTTCCGGTACTGTACCCTAGCTACGGTAGGACTGGATAATGTAGCCCGGCTACGAACTATTGTCCTTCGCCAGGCCACGGATGATCTGATCCTCACTTTTTTCACCGATAAGCGTTCAAAAAAAATCACCCATATAAAAGAAAATAAAAAAGTAAGCTTACTGTTCTATCACCCGGAAAAACTATTGCAATTACGCATTGAGGGTTTAGCCATAGTGAACAATGACACTGCTAGTAAAAAATTACTCTGGGATGCTGTTCCTGAAGAATCTAAAAGAGATTACACTACCTCAGAGGCACCAGGAAAGGAAATCAAAAATCCTGATATTGTGGAATATTTAAATGATGAGCATCATTTCTGTGTGGTGGAGATCCATCCTTTTAAAATAGAATATTTAAAACTAAAAAGACCTAATCATATTAGGGTTAGATACTCCAAAGAAGAATCCGATTGGGAAGGGCAATTTTTAGTCCCTTAA
- a CDS encoding pyridoxal phosphate-dependent decarboxylase family protein, whose product MHNIDIQLVEMTLDVMKYVINRITKTAPELGQPKKEEELRSLVGETITSAGIGGEKAFDLFKDVLIKATVPIDHPRHLAFVPASPTRAAIMFDLVTSASSIHGAYWMEGAGGIFCENEAMKWLVSLAGLPEPAFGVFTSGGTAANLSAMVTARENWRKNKDNLNEKALIITSSGAHSSIKSMAKVIDADVVLVETEDSMSAEMLSDALKELTPHQRKRLFAIVATGGTTNAGIIDDLDGIATICEQENIWFHVDAAYGGGALASKLARPLFKGIERANSITIDPHKWLFSPYDCGAILYKNPELAKEAHSQEGSYLDIFKDEGAHGFNPSDYQIQLTRRVRGLPLWFSLAMHGTDKYEWAVQQGIELANLAGRIIQDSPIVELVREPSLSCVLFRRKDWSPDDYRNWTYKNHRDGFALVTPTKWKHQGVYETVARFCFINPDTTESDIRAILDSMK is encoded by the coding sequence ATGCACAATATAGATATACAACTGGTGGAAATGACCCTGGATGTCATGAAATATGTCATCAATAGAATAACTAAAACCGCACCAGAATTGGGGCAACCTAAAAAAGAAGAGGAATTGAGAAGTTTGGTGGGGGAAACCATTACTTCAGCTGGCATAGGTGGAGAGAAAGCCTTTGATCTTTTCAAAGATGTTTTAATAAAGGCAACAGTCCCTATTGATCACCCCAGACATTTGGCCTTTGTGCCGGCATCCCCGACAAGAGCTGCTATTATGTTTGATTTGGTCACATCGGCTTCCAGTATCCACGGGGCCTATTGGATGGAAGGGGCAGGAGGTATTTTCTGTGAAAACGAGGCCATGAAATGGTTGGTATCCCTAGCCGGGCTTCCAGAACCGGCCTTTGGAGTATTTACAAGTGGCGGTACGGCAGCTAATTTGTCTGCCATGGTAACGGCACGTGAGAACTGGAGAAAGAACAAGGACAATCTCAATGAAAAGGCCCTTATAATTACCTCCAGCGGGGCACATTCCTCCATTAAGTCCATGGCTAAGGTGATAGATGCCGATGTTGTTTTGGTAGAAACCGAAGACAGTATGTCGGCAGAAATGTTGTCCGACGCTTTAAAGGAGCTAACGCCCCACCAAAGAAAAAGACTTTTCGCCATTGTTGCCACGGGGGGTACTACCAATGCAGGCATCATTGATGACCTCGATGGGATTGCCACAATTTGTGAGCAGGAAAATATTTGGTTTCATGTGGATGCTGCTTATGGCGGCGGAGCCTTGGCCTCTAAATTGGCCAGACCACTTTTTAAGGGGATAGAACGTGCCAACAGCATTACCATAGATCCACATAAATGGCTGTTCTCGCCATACGACTGTGGGGCGATACTTTATAAAAACCCAGAATTGGCAAAAGAGGCACATTCCCAGGAAGGGTCCTATTTGGATATTTTCAAGGATGAAGGAGCACATGGGTTTAATCCTTCTGATTACCAGATCCAATTGACACGAAGGGTAAGGGGGCTACCCTTATGGTTTTCCTTGGCCATGCACGGAACCGATAAGTATGAATGGGCCGTTCAACAAGGCATAGAACTCGCAAACCTCGCAGGAAGGATTATCCAAGACAGCCCGATAGTAGAACTGGTAAGGGAGCCAAGTCTTTCATGTGTACTGTTCAGAAGAAAGGATTGGTCACCAGATGATTACAGAAATTGGACCTACAAAAACCATAGGGACGGATTTGCATTGGTCACCCCAACAAAATGGAAGCATCAAGGGGTTTATGAAACCGTTGCCCGCTTCTGTTTTATAAACCCAGATACCACTGAATCTGATATAAGGGCCATTTTAGATTCTATGAAATAG
- the guaA gene encoding glutamine-hydrolyzing GMP synthase: MQNNVLILDFGSQYTQLIARRVRELNIFCEIKPYNHLPEDLSEYKAVILSGSPFSVRAEDAPHPDLSQIRGKKPLLGVCYGAQYLAHFNGGSVEGSNTREYGRAKLSYVKENEPFFDKISKGSQVWMSHADTIKELPENTTRLASTHDVENAAYKFNGEESYAIQFHPEVYHTTDGKQLLENFLVHIAGVAQTWTPDAFVETTVTELKSKIGQDKVILGLSGGVDSTVAAILLHKAIGKHLHCIFVNNGLLRKNEFEDVLHQYKDMGLNVKGVDASARFLDALAGESDPEKKRKAIGRVFIEVFDDESHLVEDAKWLAQGTIYPDVIESVSATGGPSATIKSHHNVGGLPDFMKLNVVEPLRMLFKDEVRRVGASMGIDKALLGRHPFPGPGLAIRILGDITPEKVAILQEVDAIFINGLKEWGLYDKVWQAGAMLLPVNSVGVMGDERTYEKCVALRAVESTDGMTADWVNLPYEFLQKTSNDIINKVRGVNRVVYDISSKPPATIEWE; this comes from the coding sequence ATGCAAAATAACGTCCTCATTTTAGATTTTGGTTCTCAGTACACACAACTCATCGCAAGAAGGGTTAGGGAACTGAATATTTTCTGCGAAATTAAACCTTACAACCATTTACCTGAAGATCTTTCAGAATACAAAGCGGTAATCCTATCTGGTTCTCCTTTTTCTGTTAGGGCAGAAGATGCTCCCCATCCGGACTTATCTCAAATCAGAGGCAAAAAGCCACTTTTGGGTGTGTGTTATGGGGCACAATATTTGGCCCATTTTAATGGTGGGAGCGTAGAAGGATCAAACACAAGAGAGTACGGTAGGGCCAAATTGTCCTATGTAAAGGAAAACGAACCGTTTTTTGACAAAATTTCCAAGGGAAGTCAAGTTTGGATGAGCCATGCTGATACCATTAAGGAACTGCCCGAGAATACGACGAGATTGGCAAGTACGCACGATGTGGAAAATGCGGCTTATAAGTTTAATGGAGAGGAGTCCTATGCCATACAGTTTCATCCTGAGGTGTACCATACAACAGATGGCAAGCAGCTATTAGAGAATTTTCTGGTTCATATTGCTGGGGTTGCACAGACTTGGACACCTGACGCTTTTGTAGAAACAACTGTAACGGAACTGAAAAGTAAAATAGGTCAGGATAAAGTGATATTGGGACTTTCAGGAGGAGTAGATTCTACTGTGGCGGCCATTTTATTGCACAAGGCCATTGGAAAGCATTTGCATTGCATCTTTGTGAACAATGGGCTTTTGAGAAAAAACGAATTCGAGGATGTGTTGCACCAGTATAAAGATATGGGGCTTAATGTTAAGGGAGTAGATGCTTCGGCACGCTTTTTGGATGCATTGGCTGGAGAGAGTGATCCAGAGAAAAAAAGGAAAGCGATCGGAAGGGTCTTTATTGAGGTTTTTGATGATGAATCACATTTGGTTGAAGATGCCAAATGGTTGGCACAAGGAACCATTTATCCTGATGTTATAGAATCGGTTTCGGCAACTGGAGGTCCTTCAGCAACCATTAAAAGTCATCATAACGTAGGTGGTCTGCCCGATTTTATGAAATTAAATGTAGTGGAGCCATTGCGAATGTTGTTCAAGGATGAGGTTCGTAGAGTGGGTGCCAGTATGGGTATTGATAAGGCTTTATTGGGAAGGCATCCCTTCCCTGGCCCTGGATTGGCAATAAGAATCCTAGGGGATATTACCCCAGAAAAAGTAGCTATTTTACAAGAAGTTGATGCTATTTTTATCAATGGGTTAAAAGAATGGGGACTTTATGACAAGGTGTGGCAGGCCGGAGCAATGCTTTTGCCCGTAAATAGTGTAGGGGTAATGGGCGATGAAAGGACTTACGAAAAATGTGTAGCTTTAAGAGCTGTGGAGAGTACAGATGGAATGACGGCAGATTGGGTTAATTTACCTTATGAGTTCTTGCAGAAAACGTCTAATGATATTATTAATAAGGTAAGGGGGGTAAATAGAGTAGTATATGATATAAGCTCTAAACCACCCGCAACCATAGAATGGGAATAG
- a CDS encoding LysM peptidoglycan-binding domain-containing protein: protein MNSTRFKILITGFFMLFLCLHMNAQQFATHAVKKGETLESIAKQYRVTPFNILKYNKEIVQGKPLVANTVLVIPMASKSADPNVPVVKSKVTAVVKEDKVVQENPIGFTSYRARRRDTLYGIAKRFNITVEDIKRYNKELYAGNLKKGMNLRIPKFRRVNPEDVAKSEEDFEMYTVKPKETRWSIANSYGITIDELLELNPELSKTNNYLMEGQELKLPKIKGSTVDNQKIQLYNSYVITPKQTFYNLEKQFGVTEEEIKALNPEVKVRGLQEGMIIRLPKKDMAPKEVVNTDKYVFYEVKPQETEFRLTRKLNVTYSELLALNPELSDGLKAGMILKIPKAKAQDLEIKNSLVLDKFSLIDSIQTTNRPNLLFLLPFRTDKIDVTDKELAKQTMANRNDSKYSIGMYTGAMVALDSIKKLGVSVNVKTFDTQLNVDRVKGIMLREKLNDVSAIIGPLDAKSLKEVALAAGQYNVPVIAPIAAESDISLRNVYFTLPTEEVLRNKMIAYVNDHRKEENIVIIADDNNKKTQSLLLEKFPQAKTLNLKDNISLDIEKVKQVVSAKQNWVFLESDNANTIYHVSSVLNSTIKDTVKIKMFTTNRNKAFENDVISNSHLSNLGFTFPSIEKEIGANSFVKMYRRKYGIEPDRYATRGFDITFDILLKLAYKNDLFEAGKKIGETSYSANKFNYLKDASSGYYNQSAYIMSYNKMMIVEAE from the coding sequence ATGAACAGTACACGTTTTAAAATACTTATTACAGGCTTCTTTATGCTGTTTTTATGTTTACACATGAATGCACAGCAATTTGCAACACATGCGGTAAAGAAGGGTGAAACATTGGAGAGTATTGCAAAACAATACAGAGTTACCCCATTCAACATCTTAAAGTACAACAAGGAAATTGTTCAAGGGAAGCCTCTGGTAGCTAATACCGTATTGGTAATTCCGATGGCATCCAAATCTGCTGACCCTAATGTTCCTGTGGTAAAAAGCAAGGTAACTGCAGTTGTTAAGGAGGATAAAGTGGTCCAAGAAAATCCCATTGGCTTTACCAGTTATAGGGCAAGGCGTAGAGATACTCTATACGGCATTGCCAAGAGGTTCAATATCACCGTTGAAGATATTAAGCGTTACAACAAAGAATTGTATGCTGGAAATCTTAAGAAAGGGATGAACCTTAGGATCCCTAAGTTCAGACGCGTTAATCCTGAGGACGTTGCCAAAAGTGAGGAGGATTTTGAAATGTACACGGTAAAGCCTAAAGAAACCAGGTGGAGCATAGCAAACTCGTATGGGATTACAATAGATGAACTTCTGGAACTGAACCCTGAACTTTCCAAGACCAATAACTACCTGATGGAAGGGCAGGAATTAAAATTGCCAAAAATTAAAGGGAGTACAGTAGATAATCAGAAAATCCAATTGTATAATTCCTATGTTATCACGCCAAAACAGACATTTTACAATCTTGAAAAACAATTCGGTGTAACAGAAGAAGAAATCAAAGCGTTAAATCCTGAGGTGAAAGTTCGTGGACTACAAGAAGGGATGATCATACGCTTGCCCAAAAAGGATATGGCCCCCAAAGAGGTCGTAAATACAGATAAATATGTTTTCTACGAGGTGAAGCCTCAAGAAACTGAATTTAGACTAACCAGAAAGCTAAATGTCACCTATTCTGAACTTTTGGCTTTAAATCCAGAACTCAGTGATGGCTTAAAAGCAGGGATGATTCTTAAAATTCCAAAAGCAAAGGCGCAAGATCTAGAGATCAAAAACTCCTTGGTGCTTGATAAGTTTAGTCTGATAGATAGTATCCAAACCACAAATAGGCCCAATTTACTTTTCTTGCTTCCTTTTAGAACGGATAAAATAGATGTTACGGATAAAGAATTGGCCAAACAGACAATGGCCAATAGGAATGATAGTAAGTACAGTATTGGAATGTATACTGGAGCCATGGTGGCTCTGGATTCCATAAAAAAATTGGGGGTTTCTGTCAATGTGAAAACCTTTGACACTCAATTGAATGTGGACAGGGTGAAGGGTATTATGTTACGTGAAAAATTAAACGATGTAAGTGCCATAATAGGACCCTTGGATGCTAAGTCCCTAAAAGAGGTGGCTTTGGCCGCTGGACAGTACAATGTTCCTGTAATTGCCCCTATAGCTGCGGAAAGTGATATAAGTTTGCGCAATGTTTATTTTACCCTTCCTACAGAAGAGGTGTTAAGGAATAAAATGATAGCCTATGTGAACGATCACAGGAAGGAAGAAAACATTGTTATCATTGCTGATGACAACAATAAGAAAACCCAAAGTCTGCTTTTGGAGAAATTTCCTCAGGCTAAAACTCTTAACCTAAAGGACAATATTTCATTGGATATTGAAAAGGTGAAACAGGTAGTTTCAGCGAAACAAAATTGGGTGTTCCTGGAGTCTGATAATGCCAATACCATCTATCATGTGAGCTCTGTCTTGAATTCTACGATCAAGGATACCGTAAAGATTAAAATGTTTACGACCAACAGGAACAAAGCCTTTGAAAACGATGTTATTTCCAATTCACATCTTTCAAATCTTGGATTTACCTTTCCGTCAATTGAAAAGGAGATCGGGGCCAATTCCTTTGTGAAAATGTATAGAAGAAAATATGGGATTGAGCCCGATCGATACGCTACTCGAGGGTTTGATATCACATTTGATATTCTGTTGAAGTTGGCCTACAAAAACGACTTGTTCGAAGCTGGTAAAAAAATTGGGGAGACTTCCTATTCAGCAAATAAGTTCAACTATTTAAAGGACGCATCATCTGGCTACTACAACCAGTCGGCCTATATTATGTCCTACAATAAAATGATGATCGTAGAGGCCGAGTAG
- a CDS encoding hydroxypyruvate isomerase family protein has translation MKRRTFIGTSAVATVGVLAYQTTNAQETKQDMGFKLKNNINHSVCHWCFADIPLEDFLIRLNELNIKAIDLMGPKEWPLLKKYNIHSAMCNGAEISLTEGFNDPKYHGTLIDNYTKMIPLVAAAGYTNLICFSGNRRGMDDETGLRNCVTALKKLMPLAEKHGVVLQMELFNQRNHPDYMGDTSAWGIELCKQIGSENFKLLFDIYHMQIQEGDIIQSIKDNHPYFGHYHTAGVPGRHEINETQELYYPAIMKAIMDTGYKGYVAQEFIPASKDKIQALKQGFLICDV, from the coding sequence ATGAAAAGGCGCACTTTTATTGGTACTTCAGCTGTTGCTACTGTTGGAGTTTTGGCTTATCAAACCACAAATGCCCAAGAAACAAAGCAAGATATGGGATTTAAACTAAAAAACAACATTAACCATAGCGTGTGCCACTGGTGTTTCGCCGACATCCCCTTGGAAGACTTCTTGATAAGGTTAAATGAGTTGAATATTAAAGCTATCGACTTAATGGGGCCCAAGGAATGGCCCTTGTTAAAAAAATACAATATTCACTCGGCCATGTGCAATGGGGCTGAAATTAGTTTGACCGAAGGCTTCAACGATCCAAAATATCATGGGACGCTGATAGACAACTACACCAAAATGATACCCTTGGTGGCAGCGGCAGGATATACCAATTTAATTTGTTTTAGCGGTAACCGAAGGGGAATGGACGATGAAACCGGCTTACGAAACTGTGTGACCGCCTTAAAAAAATTAATGCCTTTGGCAGAAAAACATGGGGTAGTACTACAAATGGAACTCTTCAACCAAAGAAACCATCCCGATTATATGGGCGACACCTCTGCCTGGGGCATTGAATTGTGCAAGCAAATAGGATCTGAAAACTTTAAGCTCCTTTTCGATATTTACCATATGCAGATACAAGAAGGGGACATTATCCAGTCTATCAAGGATAATCACCCCTATTTTGGCCACTACCACACGGCTGGGGTACCCGGAAGACATGAAATTAACGAAACCCAGGAACTTTACTACCCAGCTATTATGAAGGCAATTATGGATACTGGTTATAAAGGATATGTGGCACAAGAATTTATTCCAGCCAGTAAAGACAAAATCCAAGCCTTGAAACAGGGATTCCTGATCTGTGACGTTTAA
- a CDS encoding DUF3820 family protein, giving the protein MNIYPDKRQLIELAHYKMPFGKFKDRYLVDLPEPYLVWFNQKGFPDGKLGNLLKAMLEIKINGLEGLIRKIQKDFPRD; this is encoded by the coding sequence ATGAACATATATCCTGATAAAAGGCAGTTGATAGAACTGGCTCATTATAAAATGCCGTTTGGAAAATTTAAGGACCGCTATTTGGTGGACCTTCCCGAGCCTTATTTGGTATGGTTTAATCAAAAGGGATTTCCCGATGGTAAACTTGGAAATTTGTTGAAAGCCATGTTGGAAATCAAAATAAACGGCCTAGAAGGGTTAATTCGGAAAATTCAAAAAGATTTTCCTAGAGATTAA